AAGCTATTAAATAGTGATATGAGCATCCAATTAGCAAATCAATGAGCAGGTTTTGGCTCTCATTTATGATATAATATGTAAGAAAGTAGTGAACTATAAGCTGCTTTCTTATTTTAATATAACGAAAGAGGATGAATCGCGATGTTAGAAAAAGCTAAAATAGACCGTATTAATGAACTTTCAAAAAAGAAAAAGGCGGGAACAATAACAGCTACTGAAAAAGTAGAACAAGATAAGTTAAGAAAAGAATATATAAAATCATTTCGTACACACATGAAGGGTACCATTGAAAATACAACAATCATTGATCCAAAGGGGAATGATGTGACACCACACAAAGTGAAGCAAATGAGAAAGAATAATAACTAAAAATTAGTATCAAATGAACATTTTCGAGCAAATGAACAAAAATAACAATCAATTAAGCAATTTAAAGCATTTTTTGGTTGTGTTAATTAGTTTTTAGGCTTATTATTAAAAGTAGTTAAAATTATATTGAAGAGAGGATGTTTCATTTGTTCGATAACACAGATACTTTAGCAGTAAATACAATTCGTACATTATCAATTGATGCAATTCAAAAAGCAAATTCTGGTCATCCAGGATTACCTATGGGAGCAGCACCAATGGCCTACGCGCTTTGGTCTCGTGTATTAAATACTAACCCGAAGAATTCCCACTGGTTTAACCGTGACCGTTTTGTGCTATCAGCAGGACATGGTTCCATGCTTTTGTATAGTTTGCTACATTTAAGTGGTTTTAAATTAGAATTAGAAGATTTGAAAAACTTCCGTCAATGGGAAAGCAAAACTCCAGGACAT
The nucleotide sequence above comes from Listeria ivanovii subsp. londoniensis. Encoded proteins:
- a CDS encoding DUF896 domain-containing protein, with protein sequence MLEKAKIDRINELSKKKKAGTITATEKVEQDKLRKEYIKSFRTHMKGTIENTTIIDPKGNDVTPHKVKQMRKNNN